A single region of the Jatrophihabitans sp. GAS493 genome encodes:
- a CDS encoding DUF4082 domain-containing protein produces the protein MLKHTRITHVQKLQDSPSKRRRAAKVAAGAVAVTLASTLSFAAISGNASAATITSGLYAASIVPAVQADSDSSAVELGVKFSTLKSGSILGIRYFKSKKNSGVHIGNLWSSSGAKLATATFSDESTSGWQEVDFAKPIAVSAGATYVASYHTNSGHYASLENAFAGASINTGSLNATAGVYAYGGGSAFPTSTWHASSYYVDVVFQAGASVAPTPAPTPVPTAVPTPKPTPVPTVAPAPTPVPTAVPTPKPTPVPTVAPAPTPVPTAAPTPAPISSAFPSAANTGPTGTLTVRSGNVSVPANTTLSNLDISGAVNLGNGAKLINSKVRCIGEGSWCVSMGSGSTLDSVDVGGGANGTTYNAAIGIYTGGPNNMIIRTSVHHTSDGLRLDGGTTVQDSFIHDLVIDQIPGVHSDGIQMTQATAPVVLTHNTFQGGTNDAVFVQDIGTQNITATGNCFTADDTRGNQTSYGFAAYTAGKVTLTGNTFGKGFQVTGYSVPAGSVVSDNKTLSTATC, from the coding sequence GTGCTGAAGCACACTCGAATCACCCACGTCCAGAAGTTGCAAGATTCCCCCAGCAAGCGCCGTCGGGCCGCGAAGGTCGCCGCCGGCGCCGTCGCCGTAACGCTCGCCAGCACCCTGTCATTTGCGGCGATCTCCGGCAACGCCTCAGCCGCCACCATCACCAGTGGCCTGTACGCGGCGAGCATTGTTCCGGCTGTCCAGGCCGACAGTGACAGCAGCGCCGTTGAACTCGGAGTGAAGTTCTCGACCCTCAAGTCGGGCTCGATCCTCGGCATCCGCTACTTCAAGAGCAAGAAGAACTCCGGCGTCCACATTGGAAACCTCTGGTCCTCCAGCGGAGCCAAGCTCGCAACCGCGACCTTCAGCGACGAGTCGACCTCGGGCTGGCAGGAGGTCGACTTCGCCAAGCCGATCGCAGTCTCGGCCGGCGCCACCTACGTCGCGTCCTACCACACCAACTCCGGCCACTATGCCTCGCTTGAGAACGCATTCGCCGGAGCGTCGATCAACACCGGCTCGCTGAATGCGACCGCGGGCGTCTACGCCTACGGCGGTGGCAGCGCTTTCCCGACCAGCACCTGGCACGCCTCGTCCTACTACGTCGACGTCGTCTTCCAGGCCGGCGCGAGTGTGGCTCCGACGCCGGCCCCGACCCCGGTGCCGACGGCTGTCCCGACTCCGAAGCCGACCCCGGTCCCGACGGTTGCCCCGGCCCCGACGCCGGTGCCGACGGCTGTTCCGACTCCGAAGCCGACCCCGGTCCCGACGGTTGCCCCGGCCCCGACGCCGGTGCCGACCGCCGCTCCGACCCCGGCTCCGATCTCCTCGGCCTTCCCGTCAGCCGCCAACACCGGCCCGACCGGCACCCTCACCGTTCGCTCCGGCAATGTCTCGGTTCCGGCCAACACGACCCTGAGCAACCTTGACATCTCCGGTGCGGTCAACCTCGGCAATGGCGCGAAGCTCATCAACTCGAAGGTCCGCTGCATCGGTGAAGGTAGCTGGTGCGTGTCGATGGGTTCAGGTTCAACGCTGGACAGCGTTGACGTCGGCGGTGGCGCCAATGGCACCACCTACAACGCCGCGATCGGTATCTACACCGGTGGCCCGAACAACATGATCATTCGCACGAGCGTCCACCACACCAGTGACGGGCTCCGCCTCGACGGTGGCACCACCGTTCAGGACTCCTTCATCCACGACCTGGTCATCGACCAGATTCCGGGCGTCCACTCGGACGGCATCCAGATGACGCAGGCCACCGCACCGGTCGTACTCACCCACAACACCTTCCAGGGTGGCACCAACGACGCGGTCTTCGTCCAGGACATCGGGACGCAGAACATCACGGCAACCGGCAACTGCTTCACCGCTGACGACACCCGCGGCAACCAGACCTCCTACGGTTTCGCGGCTTACACCGCAGGAAAGGTCACGCTCACGGGTAACACCTTCGGTAAGGGATTCCAGGTAACCGGCTACTCGGTTCCCGCCGGTTCGGTTGTGTCGGACAACAAGACCCTCAGCACCGCCACCTGCTAG
- a CDS encoding DUF4082 domain-containing protein → MPKHGAARSQGSGSSTGSTAVGGFRQSTTSRVGKRRARRAARRRHSIGFFGVAALLLGIVAFTAQGTGALGDQGTVFSLYATNARPVQVMENDSSAVELGVQFKASVSGSVLGIRFFKSFRNTGVHTATVWSPTGKRLASAQFEDESGSGWQRLIFDRPVAVQAGQTYTASYHTNMGFYAQQIGAFAHGAHIGSSILSGVKGVYRYGASSGYPTSTWRDSGYYVDVLFRPSGKPAARPTPTAVPVPTAAPTVTPAPTPRPTVVAAKPTPKPTSKPTPNPTPKVAATPAPTPVAVSTKPGLSSFPTAATTGPSGVLTVRKGNVSIPSGATLSNVDVSGQVSMGVGSKLINSRVRCIGEPNWCLALDSNDTVTDVEVGGGANGVTFNPAIGVYTGGPKNVLTGMNIHHTSDGMRVDGGTTLQDSIIHDLIINQIPGVHSDGIQMTQAQYPTVINHNSITGGTYCAIFAEDNGTQTLTVTNNLLMADLVPNVSLSDYGLTVPNQSGHVTLTGNVFDTKWEIGPYNVPSGSTKSGNTDLTGKSV, encoded by the coding sequence GCAGCGGGAGTTCGACGGGCTCGACTGCCGTTGGCGGCTTCAGGCAGAGCACGACCAGTCGCGTCGGCAAGCGACGGGCGCGACGGGCTGCTCGGCGTCGCCACTCGATCGGTTTCTTCGGCGTCGCGGCACTCCTGCTCGGCATCGTGGCCTTCACCGCCCAGGGCACTGGCGCGCTCGGCGATCAGGGCACCGTCTTCAGTCTCTACGCCACCAACGCCCGGCCGGTCCAGGTTATGGAGAACGACTCGAGTGCGGTGGAGTTGGGCGTCCAATTCAAAGCAAGTGTCTCGGGCTCGGTGCTGGGGATTCGATTCTTCAAGAGCTTCCGTAACACCGGCGTGCACACCGCCACCGTGTGGAGTCCAACCGGTAAGCGGCTGGCCTCCGCCCAGTTCGAGGACGAGAGCGGCTCCGGCTGGCAGCGCCTCATCTTCGATCGCCCGGTCGCCGTGCAGGCCGGCCAGACCTACACCGCCTCGTATCACACCAATATGGGGTTCTACGCCCAGCAGATCGGCGCCTTCGCCCATGGCGCTCACATCGGCTCCTCGATCCTCAGTGGCGTGAAGGGTGTCTACCGGTACGGCGCATCCTCCGGCTACCCGACCAGCACCTGGCGAGACAGCGGCTACTACGTGGACGTGCTCTTCCGGCCGAGCGGCAAGCCGGCCGCGCGGCCCACTCCGACGGCGGTCCCGGTGCCCACCGCCGCCCCGACCGTGACGCCGGCACCGACGCCGCGCCCCACTGTGGTCGCAGCCAAGCCGACGCCGAAACCGACGTCCAAGCCGACCCCGAATCCGACTCCGAAGGTGGCGGCGACGCCGGCTCCGACGCCGGTGGCGGTATCGACGAAGCCAGGCCTGAGCAGTTTCCCCACCGCCGCGACGACCGGCCCATCCGGTGTGCTCACCGTGCGCAAGGGGAACGTCAGCATCCCGTCCGGGGCCACGCTGAGCAACGTGGACGTCAGTGGCCAGGTGTCGATGGGTGTGGGGTCGAAACTGATCAACTCGCGCGTTCGCTGCATCGGTGAACCGAACTGGTGCTTGGCGTTGGACTCCAATGACACGGTTACCGACGTCGAGGTCGGTGGCGGCGCCAATGGTGTCACCTTCAATCCTGCGATCGGCGTGTACACCGGCGGCCCGAAGAATGTCCTCACCGGGATGAACATCCATCACACCAGCGATGGCATGCGGGTCGACGGTGGGACGACGCTGCAGGACAGCATCATTCACGACCTGATCATCAATCAAATCCCCGGCGTTCACTCCGACGGGATCCAGATGACGCAGGCGCAGTACCCGACGGTCATCAATCACAACTCGATCACCGGTGGTACGTACTGCGCCATCTTCGCCGAGGACAACGGGACGCAGACGCTGACGGTCACCAACAACCTGCTGATGGCTGATCTGGTACCCAACGTGAGCTTGAGCGACTACGGCCTCACGGTTCCGAACCAGTCCGGACACGTCACCCTCACCGGGAACGTCTTCGACACCAAGTGGGAGATCGGTCCTTACAACGTCCCATCCGGGAGCACGAAGTCCGGCAACACCGATCTCACGGGAAAGAGCGTGTAG